The following are from one region of the Planctomonas sp. JC2975 genome:
- a CDS encoding DinB family protein, translating to MTHDERAEKAFLTRYLQESRDALVWKLDGLGEREARLPMTPTGTNLLGLVKHVASMEYGYFGEVFGRDPGVPMPWLEAGAEDNADMWATAEESIDWVREFYVGAQSFGDRTIAELELDSPGIVPWWSPERRDVTLRQIIVHLIDETAHHAGHADIVRELVDGSVGLRPAVSNLPDHDAQWWAAYRARLQAVADAFGG from the coding sequence ATGACGCATGACGAGAGGGCCGAGAAGGCGTTCCTCACCCGGTACCTCCAGGAGTCGAGAGACGCCCTCGTCTGGAAGCTCGACGGACTCGGCGAACGTGAAGCTCGCCTCCCGATGACGCCGACGGGCACGAATCTGCTCGGTCTCGTCAAGCATGTGGCGAGCATGGAGTACGGATACTTCGGCGAGGTTTTCGGCAGGGATCCCGGCGTGCCGATGCCGTGGCTCGAGGCGGGCGCCGAAGACAACGCGGACATGTGGGCGACGGCTGAGGAGTCGATCGACTGGGTGCGCGAGTTCTATGTCGGTGCTCAGTCGTTCGGCGACAGGACCATCGCCGAGCTCGAGCTCGATTCGCCCGGCATCGTGCCTTGGTGGAGCCCTGAGCGGCGCGATGTCACGCTGCGGCAGATCATCGTGCACCTGATCGACGAGACGGCGCACCACGCCGGCCACGCCGACATCGTGCGCGAACTCGTCGACGGCTCGGTCGGGTTGCGCCCGGCGGTGTCCAACCTGCCTGACCACGACGCGCAGTGGTGGGCTGCGTACCGCGCGAGGCTGCAGGCCGTCGCCGACGCCTTCGGCGGCTGA
- a CDS encoding thioredoxin domain-containing protein gives MTTRKHPMSRSLARRVGAVLLGAALVAVLAACTSSAPTSTTGGGSQNQKITLPTGVTGAADFDRGALVVGDGKTVVDTYIDPMCPYCGEFEKASGRALAQKVDDGTITLRVHPLNFLDPNSQGTKYSSRAGAALTCVAASDPKATLTYLAALYANQPEEQSSGLSDTKLKSLADSVGASAADACIPSPRYEAWITDATQSALNGPIPGSDLKAIKGTPTILVNGHQYPGSITDTSALLKYIGSGGK, from the coding sequence GTGACGACCCGAAAGCACCCGATGTCCCGATCCCTCGCACGCCGCGTCGGCGCTGTCCTTCTCGGGGCCGCCCTCGTTGCGGTGCTCGCCGCCTGCACCTCATCCGCTCCGACCTCCACGACTGGCGGCGGCAGCCAGAACCAGAAGATCACCCTGCCGACCGGTGTGACGGGCGCCGCGGACTTCGACAGGGGCGCACTGGTCGTCGGCGACGGCAAGACGGTCGTCGACACGTACATCGATCCGATGTGCCCGTACTGCGGCGAGTTCGAGAAGGCGAGCGGGCGAGCCCTGGCTCAGAAGGTCGACGACGGGACGATCACGCTGCGCGTGCATCCGCTCAACTTCCTCGACCCGAATTCGCAGGGCACGAAGTACTCGTCGCGGGCGGGCGCCGCGCTCACCTGCGTTGCGGCATCCGATCCGAAAGCCACCCTGACCTATCTGGCCGCTCTGTACGCGAACCAGCCCGAGGAGCAATCGTCCGGCCTCTCTGACACCAAGCTGAAGTCGCTCGCGGACTCCGTCGGTGCCTCGGCTGCCGACGCGTGCATTCCGTCGCCGCGCTATGAGGCCTGGATCACCGATGCGACGCAGTCCGCGCTGAACGGACCGATTCCGGGCAGCGACCTCAAGGCGATCAAGGGGACGCCGACCATCCTCGTGAACGGCCACCAGTATCCGGGCTCCATCACCGACACCTCGGCGCTGCTGAAGTACATCGGCTCCGGCGGCAAGTAG
- the pyrF gene encoding orotidine-5'-phosphate decarboxylase, with protein sequence MAQHGGVRAGEGDGAAASDGFGTRLQRIIAERGGLCVGIDPHSYLLADWALPDDASGARELGLAVVEAAARGGAGIVKPQVAFFERFGSAGYAALEEVLAAARAAGLLVIADVKRGDLGTSVEAYGEAWLTPGAPLEADAMTISAFQGVGSLAGPIRLAAESGKGLFVLAATSNPEAAAIQTSVAPDSGRSVARAIIEDVTVQNQAIGHVAGPLGVVLGATLDLSVFGIDVSSAPTPELPVLAPGFGHQGARIEDAASIYGEYARMLVVSESRGILSAGPDGLADTIATRAAEVRTALA encoded by the coding sequence ATGGCACAGCACGGGGGAGTGCGGGCCGGAGAAGGCGACGGCGCAGCCGCTTCTGACGGCTTCGGAACCCGGCTGCAACGGATCATCGCTGAACGCGGCGGCCTGTGCGTGGGGATCGATCCGCACTCCTACCTGCTCGCCGACTGGGCCCTGCCCGATGACGCGTCCGGCGCCCGCGAGCTCGGCCTCGCGGTCGTGGAAGCTGCCGCCAGGGGCGGGGCAGGAATCGTGAAGCCGCAGGTCGCCTTCTTCGAACGCTTCGGCTCCGCGGGCTACGCGGCTCTCGAAGAGGTGCTCGCCGCGGCCCGCGCCGCCGGGCTCCTCGTCATCGCGGATGTCAAACGCGGCGACCTCGGCACCAGCGTCGAGGCGTACGGCGAGGCCTGGCTGACGCCTGGCGCCCCCCTGGAGGCGGACGCGATGACGATCTCCGCGTTCCAGGGGGTCGGTTCGCTGGCCGGCCCCATCCGGCTCGCGGCGGAGTCGGGCAAGGGACTGTTCGTGCTCGCTGCGACGAGCAACCCGGAGGCCGCCGCGATCCAGACATCCGTAGCGCCTGATTCGGGACGATCGGTGGCCCGTGCCATCATCGAAGATGTGACGGTTCAGAACCAGGCGATCGGGCACGTGGCAGGCCCGCTCGGTGTCGTGCTCGGCGCGACCCTGGACCTGTCCGTCTTCGGCATCGACGTGTCGTCGGCGCCCACGCCCGAACTGCCGGTGCTCGCACCGGGGTTCGGACACCAGGGCGCACGCATCGAAGACGCGGCGAGCATCTACGGCGAGTACGCTCGGATGCTCGTGGTCAGCGAGTCGCGCGGCATCCTGTCCGCCGGACCCGACGGCCTTGCCGACACCATCGCGACTCGCGCCGCCGAGGTGCGAACCGCACTTGCCTGA
- the pyrR gene encoding bifunctional pyr operon transcriptional regulator/uracil phosphoribosyltransferase PyrR, translating to MTARTVLQQADIARALTRIAHEILESNRGSGDLVLLGIPTRGVALAQRIGSTIARIEDGTAPPVGSLDVTMYRDDLAKHPTRTPAPTSVPVSIDGKTVVLVDDVLFSGRTIRAALDALSDLGRAKAVRLAVLVDRGHREFPIRADFVGKNLPSSTRERINVRVSEVDDEDAVTIDGGDHDTSTAEGGEA from the coding sequence ATGACGGCACGTACTGTGCTGCAACAGGCTGACATCGCCCGGGCGTTGACTCGGATCGCACACGAGATCCTGGAGTCCAACCGGGGTTCAGGCGATCTCGTGCTCCTGGGCATTCCGACGCGCGGCGTCGCACTCGCCCAGCGCATCGGATCCACCATCGCGCGCATCGAAGACGGCACGGCGCCGCCGGTGGGGTCGCTCGACGTGACCATGTACCGGGACGATCTGGCGAAGCATCCGACGCGCACTCCTGCGCCGACGAGCGTTCCGGTCTCGATCGACGGCAAGACCGTGGTCCTGGTCGACGACGTGCTGTTCTCAGGACGCACCATCCGCGCCGCACTCGACGCGCTGAGCGACCTCGGTCGGGCGAAGGCCGTACGGCTCGCCGTGCTGGTGGATCGCGGGCATCGGGAGTTCCCGATCCGGGCGGACTTCGTGGGCAAGAACCTGCCGAGTTCCACCCGGGAACGCATCAACGTGCGCGTGAGCGAGGTGGACGACGAGGACGCCGTGACGATCGACGGCGGCGACCACGACACCTCGACGGCCGAAGGCGGTGAAGCCTGA
- the carB gene encoding carbamoyl-phosphate synthase large subunit, producing the protein MPKREDISSVLVIGSGPIVIGQACEFDYSGTQACRVLREEGVRVILVNSNPATIMTDPDFADATYVEPITWQVIETIIAKEKPDAILPTLGGQTALNAAMQLHEHGILEKYGVELIGAKFEAIQKGEDRQIFKELIIECGADVADSRICHTMDEVLAGAAELGYPLVVRPSFTMGGLGSGFAYDETDLRRIAGAGLHDSPTHEVLLEESILGWKEYELELMRDTADNTVVVCSIENVDPVGVHTGDSITVAPALTLTDREYQRLRDIGIDIIRAVGVDTGGCNIQFAVNPVTGRVIVIEMNPRVSRSSALASKATGFPIAKIAAKLAIGYRLDEIPNDITRVTPASFEPTLDYVVVKVPRFAFEKFPAADPTLTTTMKSVGEAMAIGRSFASALQKALRSLEKNGSSFHWSEESRSVEELVRIAATPTDGRIVTVQQALRKGASIQDLYDATGIDPWFLDQIVLINEVADQIAGAGMLDTDTMLLAKDHGFSDAQIGQLRGFGEAEVREVRHILGVRPVYKTVDTCAGEFPALTPYHYSSYDSETEVEPSDRRKVVILGSGPNRIGQGVEFDYSCVHASFALHDAGFETIMINCNPETVSTDYDTSDRLYFEPLTLEDVLEVIHAESQSGELVGVVVQLGGQTALGLAKGLEAAGVPILGTTPSAIDLAEERGLFSEILDNAGLLAPRNGIAYDVLGAQAVAGEIGFPVLVRPSYVLGGRGMEIVYDSPSLEDYFARVADQAIIGPGHPLLVDRFLDDATEIDVDALYDGEQLYIGGVMEHIEEAGIHSGDSSCTLPPVTLGRAEIDRVREATLKIAEGIGVRGLLNVQFAIAAGVLYVLEANPRASRTVPFVSKALGIPLAKAASRIMVGESIASLKDVGLLPAQDGSVVPLDAPVSVKEAVLPFKRFRTRDGQMVDSVLGPEMRSTGEVMGIDRDFPRAFAKSQTAAYGGMPLTGTVFVSLSDRDKRSIVLPALRLAQQGYRLVATSGTAEVLARNGIAADTVRKFSDEPSGDEPSIVDLINRGEIDIVVNTPSGRSARADGYEIRAAAVAADIALFTTIAELSAAVASIDAIREGFDVRSLQEYAIDRAGRA; encoded by the coding sequence ATGCCTAAGAGAGAAGACATCTCCAGCGTCCTCGTCATCGGCTCCGGGCCCATCGTCATCGGGCAGGCCTGCGAGTTCGACTACTCGGGAACCCAAGCGTGCCGCGTGCTCCGCGAGGAGGGCGTGCGCGTCATCCTGGTGAACTCCAACCCGGCCACCATCATGACCGACCCCGACTTCGCCGACGCCACTTATGTCGAGCCCATCACGTGGCAGGTGATCGAGACGATCATCGCCAAGGAGAAGCCGGATGCCATCCTGCCGACCCTTGGCGGCCAGACCGCGCTGAACGCGGCCATGCAGCTGCACGAGCACGGCATCCTCGAGAAGTACGGGGTCGAGCTGATCGGCGCCAAGTTCGAAGCCATCCAGAAGGGCGAGGATCGCCAGATCTTCAAGGAGCTGATCATCGAGTGCGGCGCGGACGTCGCCGACTCCCGCATCTGCCACACGATGGATGAGGTGCTGGCGGGAGCCGCCGAGCTCGGGTATCCGCTCGTCGTTCGCCCCAGCTTCACCATGGGCGGCCTCGGATCCGGTTTCGCGTACGACGAGACCGACCTGCGCCGCATCGCCGGCGCCGGCCTGCACGACTCGCCGACGCACGAGGTGCTCCTCGAGGAGTCGATCCTCGGCTGGAAGGAGTACGAGCTCGAGCTCATGCGCGACACGGCCGACAACACGGTCGTCGTATGCTCCATCGAGAACGTCGACCCTGTCGGCGTGCACACGGGCGACTCCATCACGGTGGCGCCTGCCCTCACGCTCACCGACCGCGAATACCAGCGGCTGCGCGACATCGGCATCGACATCATCCGCGCGGTCGGCGTGGACACCGGCGGCTGCAACATCCAGTTCGCGGTGAATCCCGTCACCGGACGGGTCATCGTCATCGAGATGAACCCCCGCGTGTCGCGCTCCAGTGCGCTCGCGTCCAAGGCCACCGGCTTCCCGATCGCGAAGATCGCTGCGAAGCTCGCGATCGGATACCGGCTCGACGAGATCCCGAACGACATCACGCGCGTCACGCCGGCCAGCTTCGAGCCGACGCTGGACTACGTCGTCGTGAAGGTGCCGAGGTTCGCGTTCGAGAAGTTCCCTGCGGCGGACCCCACGCTCACCACGACCATGAAGTCGGTCGGCGAGGCAATGGCCATCGGCCGCAGCTTCGCGAGCGCTCTGCAGAAGGCGCTGCGATCCCTGGAGAAGAACGGGTCCTCGTTCCACTGGAGCGAGGAGTCGCGCAGCGTCGAGGAGCTCGTGCGGATCGCCGCCACTCCGACGGACGGCCGGATCGTCACCGTGCAGCAGGCGCTGCGCAAGGGCGCGAGCATCCAGGATCTCTACGACGCGACCGGCATCGACCCCTGGTTCCTCGACCAGATCGTCCTCATCAACGAGGTCGCGGACCAGATCGCCGGGGCAGGCATGCTCGACACCGACACGATGCTGCTGGCCAAGGACCACGGCTTCTCAGACGCCCAGATCGGCCAGCTGCGCGGCTTCGGCGAGGCCGAGGTGCGCGAGGTACGCCACATCCTCGGTGTGCGTCCCGTCTACAAGACGGTCGACACGTGCGCCGGCGAGTTCCCGGCGCTCACGCCGTACCACTACTCGAGCTACGACAGCGAGACCGAGGTGGAGCCGAGCGACAGGCGCAAGGTGGTCATCCTCGGATCCGGCCCGAACCGCATCGGCCAGGGTGTGGAGTTCGACTACTCCTGCGTGCACGCCTCGTTCGCGCTGCACGACGCCGGGTTCGAGACGATCATGATCAACTGCAACCCGGAGACCGTGTCGACGGATTACGACACCAGCGACCGGCTCTACTTCGAGCCGCTCACGCTCGAGGACGTGCTGGAGGTCATCCACGCCGAGTCGCAATCCGGTGAGCTCGTCGGCGTCGTGGTGCAGCTGGGCGGCCAGACGGCGCTGGGCCTCGCCAAGGGCCTCGAGGCGGCTGGTGTCCCGATCCTCGGCACGACGCCGAGCGCGATCGACCTCGCCGAGGAGCGCGGGCTGTTCTCGGAGATCCTGGACAACGCCGGATTGCTCGCCCCGCGCAACGGCATCGCCTACGACGTGCTCGGTGCGCAGGCCGTTGCCGGCGAGATCGGCTTCCCCGTGCTGGTGCGTCCGAGCTACGTGCTCGGCGGACGCGGCATGGAGATCGTCTACGACAGCCCGTCGCTGGAGGACTACTTCGCACGTGTCGCGGACCAGGCGATCATCGGACCGGGGCATCCGCTCCTCGTCGACCGCTTCCTGGACGACGCCACCGAGATCGACGTCGACGCGCTGTACGACGGTGAGCAGCTCTACATCGGCGGCGTCATGGAGCACATCGAAGAGGCCGGTATCCACTCCGGCGACTCGAGCTGCACGCTCCCGCCCGTCACGCTCGGCCGTGCCGAGATCGACAGGGTGCGCGAGGCGACGCTGAAGATCGCAGAGGGCATCGGTGTGCGCGGACTGCTGAACGTGCAGTTCGCCATCGCGGCCGGTGTGCTCTACGTGCTGGAGGCCAACCCTCGGGCCAGCCGCACGGTGCCGTTCGTGTCCAAGGCCCTTGGCATCCCGCTCGCGAAGGCGGCTAGCCGCATCATGGTCGGCGAGTCGATCGCTTCGCTGAAGGATGTCGGCCTGCTGCCGGCTCAAGACGGATCGGTCGTGCCGCTCGACGCCCCGGTCTCGGTCAAGGAAGCCGTGCTGCCGTTCAAGCGGTTCCGCACCCGCGACGGCCAGATGGTCGACTCTGTGCTGGGACCCGAGATGCGCTCCACGGGCGAGGTCATGGGCATCGACCGCGACTTCCCGCGCGCATTCGCGAAGAGCCAGACCGCGGCGTACGGAGGCATGCCGCTGACCGGCACGGTCTTCGTCTCGCTGAGCGACCGCGACAAGCGGTCCATCGTGCTGCCGGCTCTTCGCCTCGCGCAGCAGGGGTACCGCCTGGTGGCCACCTCGGGCACCGCCGAGGTGCTGGCGCGCAACGGCATCGCCGCCGACACGGTGCGCAAGTTCAGCGACGAGCCCTCCGGCGACGAGCCCAGCATCGTCGACCTGATCAACAGGGGTGAGATCGACATCGTCGTGAACACGCCGAGCGGCCGTTCGGCTCGTGCTGACGGATACGAGATCCGTGCTGCGGCCGTCGCCGCGGACATCGCGCTGTTCACGACCATCGCCGAGCTCAGCGCTGCGGTGGCGTCGATCGACGCGATCCGCGAGGGCTTCGACGTGCGATCGCTGCAGGAGTACGCGATCGACAGGGCAGGACGGGCGTGA
- a CDS encoding aspartate carbamoyltransferase catalytic subunit, whose protein sequence is MRHLLSTRDLDRDTAVGILDVAEDMADVATREVKKLPTLRGKTVVNLFFEDSTRTRISFEAAAKRLSADVINFSAKGSSVSKGESLKDTAQTLAAIGADAVVVRHSASGAPHTLASSGWIDAGILNAGDGTHEHPTQALLDAFTMRKRLHGDASRGKALDGLRVVIVGDILHSRVARSNVWLLDTLGAEVTLVAPPTLLPVDTGLWPARIGYDLDAAIDADPDVVMMLRIQAERMNAAFFPNTREYSRTWGLDAERLVRLRPDTMVMHPGPMIRGLEISAAAADSPRSLVRDQVASGVSVRMAALYLLLSGDREVG, encoded by the coding sequence ATGCGGCACCTGCTCTCCACACGCGACCTCGATCGCGACACCGCGGTCGGCATCCTCGACGTCGCCGAGGACATGGCGGATGTCGCCACCCGCGAGGTCAAGAAGCTCCCGACCCTGCGCGGCAAGACGGTCGTCAACCTGTTCTTCGAGGATTCGACGCGCACGCGCATCTCGTTCGAGGCCGCGGCGAAACGACTGTCGGCCGACGTGATCAACTTCAGCGCGAAGGGATCCAGCGTCTCCAAGGGCGAGAGCCTGAAAGACACGGCGCAGACCCTCGCGGCGATCGGTGCCGACGCGGTGGTCGTTCGGCACTCGGCATCGGGAGCGCCGCACACGCTCGCCTCCAGCGGATGGATCGACGCGGGCATCCTGAACGCCGGGGACGGCACGCACGAGCATCCCACGCAGGCACTGCTCGACGCCTTCACGATGCGCAAGCGCCTGCACGGCGACGCCAGCCGAGGCAAGGCGCTGGACGGACTGCGAGTCGTGATCGTCGGCGACATCCTGCACTCCCGGGTCGCCCGTTCGAACGTCTGGCTGCTGGACACGCTGGGCGCCGAGGTCACCCTCGTCGCACCGCCGACGCTGCTGCCGGTGGACACCGGACTGTGGCCGGCGCGGATCGGCTACGACCTCGACGCTGCGATCGACGCCGATCCGGACGTCGTGATGATGCTGCGCATCCAGGCGGAGCGCATGAACGCCGCCTTCTTCCCGAACACGCGCGAGTACTCGCGAACGTGGGGGCTGGACGCCGAGCGATTGGTCAGGTTGCGCCCGGATACGATGGTGATGCATCCGGGCCCCATGATCAGGGGTCTGGAGATCTCCGCCGCAGCCGCCGATTCGCCGCGCTCGCTCGTGCGCGATCAGGTCGCGAGCGGTGTCTCTGTGCGCATGGCTGCGCTCTATCTGCTGCTGTCGGGCGATCGGGAGGTCGGTTAG
- a CDS encoding dihydroorotase — protein sequence MSREKFFIEGATLADGVRTDILVADGVLTVGAEAADAADGATRIDASGLIALPGLVDLHTHLREPGFEQSETVLTGTRAAAAGGFTTVFAMANTSPVADTAGVVEQELSLGRSAGYATVQPIGAVTVGLAGERLAELGAMAASRARVRVFSDDGMCVFDPLLMRRALEYVKAFDGVIAQHAQEPRLTAGAQMNEGALSGTLGLAGWPAVAEESIIARDVLLAEHVGSRLHVCHVSTAGSVDIIRWAKARGIDVTAEATPHHLLLTEDLVAGYDSRYKVNPPLRRAEDVQALREALADGTIDIVATDHAPHPIEAKDCEWDAAANGMVGLESALSVVHKAMVETGLMEWTDVARVMSETPARIGRVNRGTSVGTGNRADLALYDPADGGVFDLDRLAGKGVNSPYLGRELPGRVRWTFHDGTATLRDGELIAPDEAAALAREVRATSEEVLHG from the coding sequence GTGTCACGCGAAAAGTTCTTCATCGAGGGCGCGACGCTCGCCGACGGCGTGCGCACCGACATCCTCGTCGCGGACGGTGTGCTGACGGTCGGAGCCGAAGCAGCGGATGCCGCGGACGGCGCCACCCGCATCGACGCCTCCGGCCTCATCGCCCTGCCCGGTCTGGTCGACCTGCACACGCATCTGCGCGAGCCCGGCTTCGAGCAGAGCGAGACGGTCCTCACCGGCACGCGTGCTGCGGCCGCAGGAGGATTCACCACCGTCTTCGCGATGGCCAACACCTCTCCGGTGGCCGACACGGCGGGCGTCGTCGAACAGGAACTCTCGCTGGGACGCTCCGCCGGATACGCGACTGTACAGCCCATCGGCGCCGTCACCGTGGGTCTGGCGGGGGAGCGTCTGGCAGAGCTCGGCGCCATGGCGGCCTCCCGCGCACGCGTCCGGGTGTTCTCGGACGACGGCATGTGCGTCTTCGACCCCCTGCTGATGCGCCGCGCGCTCGAGTACGTGAAGGCATTCGACGGTGTCATCGCCCAGCACGCGCAGGAGCCACGGCTGACCGCCGGGGCGCAGATGAACGAGGGCGCCCTCTCCGGCACGCTCGGCCTGGCCGGATGGCCCGCCGTCGCCGAGGAGTCGATCATCGCCCGCGACGTGCTCTTGGCCGAACACGTCGGCAGCAGGCTGCACGTCTGTCACGTCTCGACCGCCGGATCGGTCGACATAATCCGCTGGGCCAAGGCGCGCGGCATCGACGTCACGGCCGAGGCGACGCCGCACCACCTGCTCCTCACCGAGGATCTCGTCGCCGGCTACGACTCCCGGTACAAGGTGAACCCGCCGCTGCGTCGTGCCGAGGACGTGCAGGCCCTGCGCGAGGCGCTCGCCGACGGGACCATCGACATCGTCGCAACGGACCATGCTCCGCACCCCATCGAGGCTAAGGACTGCGAGTGGGACGCAGCGGCCAACGGCATGGTCGGCCTCGAGTCCGCGCTCAGCGTCGTGCACAAGGCCATGGTGGAGACCGGACTGATGGAGTGGACGGATGTCGCACGGGTGATGTCCGAGACGCCGGCGAGGATCGGTCGCGTGAACCGCGGCACGTCCGTCGGCACGGGCAATCGGGCCGACCTCGCGCTCTACGACCCCGCCGACGGCGGAGTCTTCGACCTCGATCGCCTGGCGGGCAAGGGCGTGAACTCGCCGTACCTCGGTCGCGAACTTCCCGGACGCGTTCGCTGGACGTTCCACGACGGAACGGCAACGCTGCGCGACGGCGAGCTCATCGCCCCCGATGAGGCTGCGGCCCTGGCGCGCGAGGTCCGGGCGACGAGCGAGGAGGTGCTCCATGGATAA
- a CDS encoding thioredoxin domain-containing protein, protein MTARLAERMACVLLSAAAALLLAGCASPNSPIFAHQTQTVVPTSSGGVLDLNADALVVGSGPTVVDTYVDPMCPYCGAFERANGKALTQQVNDGAITLRVHPMNFLDRSSRGTSYSSRASSALACVAESTPKATLAYLGELYDNQPQEGTGGLSDKGLTSLAHIVGADAADGCITSYRYAQWVTQITQNAVNGPIPGADIKAITQTPTILVNGHLYAGDITSTAALQQFITSGGK, encoded by the coding sequence ATGACCGCACGACTCGCAGAACGCATGGCATGCGTGCTGCTGAGTGCGGCCGCAGCGCTCCTGCTCGCGGGATGCGCGTCGCCCAACTCGCCGATCTTCGCGCACCAGACGCAGACCGTTGTTCCCACGAGCTCGGGCGGGGTCCTCGACCTCAATGCCGATGCGCTCGTCGTCGGCTCGGGTCCGACCGTCGTCGACACGTACGTCGACCCGATGTGTCCGTACTGCGGGGCGTTCGAACGGGCCAACGGGAAAGCGCTGACACAACAGGTCAACGACGGCGCGATCACCTTGCGCGTGCATCCGATGAACTTCCTCGACCGCAGCTCGCGGGGGACCTCGTACTCGTCGCGCGCCTCGAGCGCACTCGCCTGCGTGGCGGAGTCGACTCCGAAGGCCACGCTCGCCTACCTCGGGGAGTTGTACGACAACCAGCCCCAAGAGGGAACGGGCGGCCTGAGCGACAAGGGGCTCACGTCTCTCGCCCACATCGTCGGGGCCGATGCCGCCGACGGATGCATCACGTCGTACCGGTACGCGCAGTGGGTCACGCAGATCACGCAGAACGCGGTGAACGGACCCATACCCGGCGCAGACATCAAGGCGATCACCCAGACCCCGACCATCCTGGTGAACGGTCACCTGTACGCGGGCGACATCACCTCAACGGCCGCGCTGCAGCAGTTCATCACCTCGGGCGGCAAATAG
- the carA gene encoding glutamine-hydrolyzing carbamoyl-phosphate synthase small subunit, with the protein MSDDQNVPDEQNLPHEQEQPDQQNDAAQNGVPAAPPTPQVEFSAPSAAAAGARREPAVLVLEDGSRFDGRGYGALGRTLGEAVFATGMTGYQETLTDPSYAGQIVLMTAPHIGNTGMNDVDMESKRIWVAGFAVREPSRVVSNFRSQRSLDDDLAANGIVGISGIDTRAVTRHLRSAGAMRAAIFSGADALASASEQLDFVRSGADMRGLNLSAVVSTPQPYTIPARGERIGSVAVLDLGVKTSTLGYLADRGFDVIVLPETSTADDIMALQPSALFYSNGPGDPAASDQHVELLRTVLRNDVPYFGICFGNQLLGRALGYGTYKLPFGHRGINQPVLDRATGRVEITAHNHGFAVDAPLDAVSDSAAGFGRVEVSHYDLNDNVVEGLNCLDIPAFSVQYHPESAAGPHDANYLFDRFRDMVIESQRGTGRKKSKKNKGAA; encoded by the coding sequence ATGTCAGACGACCAGAACGTGCCCGACGAGCAGAACCTGCCACACGAGCAGGAGCAGCCCGACCAGCAGAACGACGCGGCCCAGAACGGCGTACCCGCGGCCCCGCCGACGCCGCAGGTCGAGTTCTCCGCCCCGTCGGCCGCAGCGGCGGGCGCACGGCGCGAGCCTGCGGTTCTCGTCCTGGAGGACGGCTCACGGTTCGATGGACGCGGATACGGCGCGCTCGGCCGCACGCTCGGCGAGGCCGTTTTCGCGACCGGCATGACCGGCTACCAGGAGACGCTCACCGACCCGTCGTATGCGGGCCAGATCGTGCTCATGACGGCGCCGCACATCGGCAACACCGGTATGAACGACGTCGACATGGAGTCGAAGCGCATCTGGGTCGCCGGTTTCGCGGTGCGCGAGCCGTCGCGCGTGGTCTCCAACTTCCGCTCCCAGCGCAGCCTCGACGACGACCTCGCCGCGAACGGCATCGTGGGCATCAGCGGCATCGACACCCGAGCCGTCACACGTCACCTGCGCTCGGCAGGTGCCATGCGCGCCGCCATCTTCTCCGGAGCGGATGCGCTGGCCAGCGCGAGCGAACAGCTCGACTTCGTGCGCAGCGGCGCCGACATGCGCGGACTGAACCTGTCGGCCGTGGTCTCCACGCCGCAGCCGTACACGATCCCGGCGCGCGGGGAGCGGATCGGATCCGTCGCCGTGCTCGATCTCGGCGTCAAGACGAGCACGCTGGGCTACCTCGCCGATCGCGGATTCGACGTGATCGTGCTGCCGGAGACCTCGACGGCCGACGACATCATGGCGCTGCAGCCGAGCGCGCTGTTCTACTCGAACGGTCCAGGCGACCCTGCGGCGTCCGATCAGCACGTCGAGCTGCTGCGAACGGTGCTGCGCAACGACGTGCCGTACTTCGGCATCTGCTTCGGCAACCAGCTCCTCGGACGGGCGCTCGGCTACGGCACCTACAAGCTGCCGTTCGGACACCGCGGCATCAATCAGCCGGTGCTCGACCGCGCGACCGGACGCGTGGAGATCACAGCCCACAACCACGGATTCGCGGTGGACGCGCCTCTCGACGCCGTGAGCGATTCCGCGGCAGGGTTCGGACGCGTCGAGGTCAGCCACTACGACCTCAACGACAACGTCGTCGAGGGCCTGAACTGCCTGGACATCCCCGCGTTCAGCGTGCAGTACCACCCGGAGTCCGCGGCCGGCCCGCACGACGCCAACTACCTGTTCGACAGGTTCCGCGACATGGTCATTGAGTCACAGCGCGGCACAGGTCGCAAGAAGTCGAAGAAGAACAAGGGAGCTGCCTGA